In the Silurus meridionalis isolate SWU-2019-XX chromosome 6, ASM1480568v1, whole genome shotgun sequence genome, one interval contains:
- the LOC124386720 gene encoding hatching enzyme 1.2-like — protein MESRASLSILALLLGLSQALYLTQPDGEDMTTRILTINKGSSELLLEGDILAKRSRNALVCLYNNCFWKKSSNGLVKVPYTLSSDFSSSDATVIANAMASFHNKTCIRFVPRTNETDYISIKNNDGCYSYVGKTGGSQVVSLSRLSCVYYGVVEHELNHALGFYHEHVRSDRDKYVTINWKNIDPATTSNFDLMNTKNLNTPYDYSSVMHYGNTAFSINGLDTITPTPDPSVMIGQRQELSTIDIKRINILYKC, from the exons ATGGAGTCCAGAGCTTCTCTCTCCATTCTAGCCCTGCTGCTTGGCTTATCGCAAGCTCTCTATCTCACCCAACCTGACGGGGAAGACATGACAACTAGGATTCTCACCATCAACAAAG GATCCAGTGAACTGCTGCTGGAGGGAGACATACTCGCAAAAAGAAGCAGGAACGCTCTGGTCTGCctctacaacaactgttttTGGAAAAAGTCTTCAAATGGCTTGGTGAAGGTTCCTTACACATTGAGCTCAGATTTCT CTTCTTCTGATGCGACTGTAATTGCCAATGCCATGGCGAGTTTCCACAACAAAACCTGCATTCGTTTTGTTCCCAGAACTAATGAAACTGACTACATCAGCATCAAGAACAATGATGG ctGCTACTCTTATGTGGGCAAAACAGGTGGTTCTCAGGTAGTCTCTCTCAGCAGGTTGAGCTGTGTTTACTACGGCGTCGTCGAGCACGAGTTGAACCATGCACTCGGTTTCTACCACGAGCACGTTCGAAGCGACCGTGATAAATATGTCACCATCAACTGGAAAAACATCGACCCAGCAACAACATCTAATTTTGATTTGATGAACACCAAAAACCTCAACACGCCGTACGACTACTCCTCTGTGATGCACTATGGAAACACAGCTTTCTCCATCAATGGTCTGGACACCATCACCCCTACTCCTGATCCTTCTGTGATGATTGGACAGAGACAAGAGCTTTCCACTATCGACATTAAGAGGATCAACATTCTCTACAAGTGCTGA